From the Bacillus sp. FJAT-22090 genome, the window TTTGTTTTCTATTAAATGGCAGAGATCAGTCACACTGCATTTAGTAGCTATTAAAAAATCACTGGCTGAACTGGGGGAACTGTTGCAAGACCCAGCCCTTAGTGAGGAATTACGTGAAGTGGTTCAAATAGATATCGATAAGCTGAAGTATATGAAAGACTACTACAACTGGCTTGAACGCGTCATAGATGCATTTGAGGACCAACGAATTTTCGATTTGGTTCCTAAATTTGAGGATTCTAACGAAAATGCTAAAAACTAATATGATTCATAACAAAACCCCAACTAGCAGCACTTTTAAAGTGCATACTATTTGGGGTTTTTGGTCTTATATTCTACGTAAGAAACAAACATGAATAACTAAACTTTCGGAAAAGCGTTCGATTTGAACCTGGTACTAGGTTCAAAAGTATCCTAATCAATCATCAATAATCTCTTTTATTACCTCTTCTGTCATAGTCGCCAGTGTGTCTTGACCCGAATTAATGACTTCCTCAATGAGGCTTTTCTTTTTATTATTTATTCCTCCTGGTCGCTGCCATCCAAAATTCTCCCTAAAAAGAAACCATCAATCTCCCTTAATTTGCCGCGCCAAAGAATTTGCCCCTTTGACGGAGTTGGCTTGCTGTCTCCACAATAAACCTTGGTTTCTTTCATATGGAGAAAATTAGCCCCGGTGTCATCGCTGTTCTGAGCAACCTCCCCAGCCTGATCTAGTTGTTCACTCAACATCTGGGCAATGTCATTCCCATCTTCGAAAGTCCCGCTTAAGGAGCGGAAGTATTCCTTTGCCGATATCATCGTTCCGGTAATGACGGCTCCTTTAACATTCAATGTGATATCCAGGTTGAAGTCATGCTTATTCGCTGCTTGCACTAAAAACTCGAGAATATTATCTTTAGCCGGTCTAGAACCATTGCTCATATTTACTACTCCCTTCTTAATCCATCCAAAAGGAGATAGGTTTCCTCATCTTTGGAGTTCACTTTGTACGTTTTTCCCTTATCCTTCTTATCTATTTTCTTGGATTCGTTTTTTTTTTCTGAATTCTGCTTGGCAGCTTTGCCGGATTTTGCATCCGAACGATTGCTGCTATTTGGTTTTTGATCTTTATTCGGCGCGCCTTCTTCTAACTCGTCATCTTCCACATTTTCTTCGCTTGAATCCTCGTCCTGATTCTGCTTGTCTTCTTCATTTTCTTCATCGTCTTCCTGTTCATCTTCTGTTTCTAGCCCAGAATGTTGAGTTTTTTGTTTTCCTTCAAGTTCTTTCTTTTCAGGAGCCTCCTGACTACCGTCATCTTCGGTCTCTTCATTTTCTTCAAGTTTCTCTGATTCAACTTCATCTTCTTGGGCGTTTCCTGAAGCTTCCGTTTTATTTTTTCCTTCAGCCAAGTTAGCGGAAACTTCATCGGACTTATCTTGCTCCTCATCACTATCATCTAGGCTTGCTGCTTCATCATTTCCTTTGCTGCTGTCTAGTTCTTGGCCATCATCAGAGCTATCTTCTTCCTTATCATCTTCTACATTTGCGGAATCCTTACTTTGGTCATTTTTATCTTCTGCTAGTTTTACTAGAAGCTCTTCTATTTTGCCCAAGCGAGCTTGTAGTTGTTCATTTTCTACTTTTAGGTCCTCATATTCCTCGTTGGATGATCGATCATCTGTCTTGGATTTGTCCTCTTCACCGTTTTCCAGCTGTTCTGTATCTGTTGAATCGTCCTTTAAGGTAGTTTGTAAAACAGTGCTGGACTCTTTGCTGTCAGAATGGCCTTGTTGTTCTTCTTCATGATTGTCCAGGCCAGGATCTTGTGAATCACCTTTGTTGGACAAGGTTTCCAATTCATTTGAAGCATTATTTACCTCTGCAGTCCCATTATTTTTTCCATTCTTTCCTTCGACTATTTTTGCAAGCATCCCTTCCAGACGTTCCAGACGATTTGCCATGCTTTCATCTTCTTGAGAGGATTCCTTTGCATTGTTTAATTTAGAAGCATTGCGAGAAGGTTCATGATCGTCGGAAGTATTGCCTCCTTCTTTTGAAAACAACTTGGATGCAGAATTCTTAATAGAATCGATTGCTTTCTTCGAGCTATCTTGCACTGCATGTCCTAAGTCCACTCCCTTACCGCTTAGCTTTTGGCCATTTTCAGGGGTAGCTAGGTATCCGATAGTCGCACCAATCAGACCTCCTGCTAGTGATCGTTTAAAATTACCTTGTTTTTTTACTTCAGGTTTATTTTCTTTCAAGATTGTCTCAGTCATGTTGTTTCCTCCTATTATAGATATCAATTATTGCTTTTATTTATCGTTCATTGCGCTGGCATCTTCCTTTGAGCCAACAATATGAATACCGCATACTTGCGGGTCTCATACTTCACGCTCCTGTGGATTGCTAGGTTCAAAGGGTATGGCTACGCCATAATCTTTGTGACGCAGCTAGCGAGCGATGCAGTAGCAAGTCACTTTCTTGTTTTAATAATAAAAATCTAGCTATAGTTTAGTAGTTGAACCCACTGGATTTCATCCGGTTGGCTGACATACTCTTTTCGAGTGTTTCGAGCCTTTCGTGAAGCTTCCGGTTCTCTTCCTCCAGAGCTTTCGTATTGCTGTCTGCCGCTTTGGAAGATAGGTAGGGATCGGTTTCCCACCAGTCCATTCCAATCTCTTTAGCCTTGTCGACCGAAGCAACAATCAGCCGAATTTTGATGGTGAGCAGTTCTACATCCGCAATCCCGACTGTGATGTCTCCTGCAATCACCACTCCTTTATCCAGTATCTTCTCAAGTACGTCTACAATCGTGTTGGATTGCATGGAATGTTCCATTTAAAGTCCTCCTTGGGTGTTTGTATTAAAGCAAGCTTCCTAAAGGACCCAGGTCAATATTCAAGTCTTCGGCATCCAAGCCGAATATTTCTTTTAGCTCTTCCATTTTCTCTTCCAAATTCATCAATGCTTC encodes:
- the gvpU gene encoding gas vesicle accessory protein GvpU — protein: MSNGSRPAKDNILEFLVQAANKHDFNLDITLNVKGAVITGTMISAKEYFRSLSGTFEDGNDIAQMLSEQLDQAGEVAQNSDDTGANFLHMKETKVYCGDSKPTPSKGQILWRGKLREIDGFFLGRILDGSDQEE
- a CDS encoding gas vesicle protein produces the protein MEHSMQSNTIVDVLEKILDKGVVIAGDITVGIADVELLTIKIRLIVASVDKAKEIGMDWWETDPYLSSKAADSNTKALEEENRKLHERLETLEKSMSANRMKSSGFNY